From the genome of Psychroserpens ponticola, one region includes:
- a CDS encoding BspA family leucine-rich repeat surface protein, with translation MKKSYFLLIQCLIALTFSISLTAQNEFITTWKTDNPGTSNATSITIPTVGGGYNYDVDWNDDGIFDQFGITGGITHDFGTAGIKTIRIRGAFPTIHFNFGGDREKILEVNQWGTIAWNTMYESFSGCINLQFNTYLPFDAPDLSNVTSMRDMLRNTTNFNSPIGHWDVSNVTNMSNMLGFASAFNQDISSWDVSNVTNMSRMFNAATSFNQDISGWTTSSLTFMSGMFFTASSFNQDLSNWDVSNVTGMRSTFRNATSFDQDLSNWDVSNVTDMLTMFENVTLSTPSYDNMLIAWNNLTLQNNVNFDGGNSKYCSVAATNARANMIASDGWSIIDGGVSPPIAICISAPFTINLDASGNAILLESDIDDGSNTCGSGTLGLSLSQTAFTCADIGSHIVTLTIDNGNGNTDTCTATVNVVDNIAPTPDAVTLTDVTTECEVTTLTPPTATDNCSGTITVTNNATLPITAQGTTTIIWTYDDGNGNTVTQNQNVVIDDITNPIPDVATLANVTAECEVTTLTPPTATDNCSGTITITNNATLPITTQGTTTVTWTYDDGNGNTITQNQNVVIDDIMNPIPDFATLANVNAECEVTALTPPTATDNCGTVTVTNNAMLPITTQGITTITWTYDDGNGNTVTQNQNIVIDDVTNPIPDVATLADVTAECEVTTLTPPTATDNCGTVTVTNNAMLPITTQGTTTITWTYDDGNGNTVTQNQNVVIDDITNPIPDVATLADITSECEVTTLTPPTATDNCGGTVTVTNNATLPITTQGTTIITWTYDDGHGNTVTQNQNIVINDITNPIPDVATLADVIAECEVTALTPPTATDNCGTVTVTNNAMLPITTQGTTTIIWTYDDGNGNTATQNQDVVIDDVTNPIPDVATLTDVTVECEVTSLTPPAAADNCGTVIVTNNATLPITAQGTTTITWTYDDGNGNTVTQNQNIVIDDITNPIPDLATLADVTAECEVTSLIPPTATNNCGGIVTVTNNATLPITTQGTTTITWTYDDGHGNTVTQDQDIIINDVTAPTFNSCPSNTSVNNDLGNCNAIVNYTIPTATDTCGTTTVTQTDTTGLTTGDFFPIGTTTLEYTANDGHGNTSICSFTITVIDNEIPTIVCPTDITINADINCEVTSVTLGTPVTNDNCGIATVTNNLAAQLPLPVGNHSVIWTVTDNAGLTNTCTQLVTVIDNNPPVISCPTPNAFYNTDAGECDATLSFTATATDNCNASPIINYEISSSTISFPYDFPIGTTTVDVIADDGNGLTSTCSFDVIVEDHEAPIADCQPITITLDASGNASIAEDAINDLSTDACGSLNFDTDTTDFNCSNIGVNNVTLTVTDGNGNSSSCSTTVTVLDNVQSATASITSNPASPICQGESVTFTASGVNLGTNPQYEWFVGSTSVGNNNTIYTTTGLSNGDDVYVEITSGPCNTVTTSNTIIMTVNPLLPVSFTLNASANPACLGDNLTFFITGLTNGGSTPIYQWFEGGIPVGANTNSYASTSVTDGEVISVEVTSSLLCANPLTASESITMTVNPDVTFNLLTGNDIQTVCNGTAMTDINYTIGNATNASITGIPAGITGNYNSGTFTISGTPTQIGVFNYTIAPIGCGNATATGTISVGPDATISLISASENESLCNDNTAMSPIQFQLNTGATGVTLTSAPALPAGLTGSYNSGSGIYTISGSTNQSGIYNYTATTTGCGPGDSISGIIKVYDGVPNQPTGISGPSSLFCPVAQLNYSVPLDPNVETYTWSTTTGLSIDSGQGTNEVVISLNGGFALFETISVTATNDCGTSSSNSETIFLNFSLNDIDAGNDIYVCAGTTSVTMDGDAGGLNYDEWTWDDNGAGGSFSTEYIGEICEYICTDYFWIWCIDGYDDCNDVYDYSETSTYTIPASAQPGDVITISLLADSFGWCAPLESTMQIHILEVPEAEITSSEVTICEGDSTNITFSGTPNAQIRYNDGSGNLPWLTLDNNGFATITVNPTSTTTYTLNRVRYQASTYPGNNNCGTSLNETVTVNVNIPPTVAAPSDITICEGDTVNLSSSSFGGTNAVAIWSTSGSGVFAGNIYTPSAGDIFNGTVTLTYTNTPSDGLCSGVSDSMVVTINELPTVYAGINQIICSDSSIVLNGSIGGNANSSTWSAPSGSFLNINNLNTTYTPSISSGTVTLTLTANNPAGCGPVIDTVDIIVNQAASVNAGLNQTICSNETVDLSSASYGGSANSASWSTNGTGTFAGNIYTPSITDITNGTVTLTYTTNNPSGVCNYASDDMVVTINEAATVNAGTDITHCSSLNTVNLNATSNTSGLWSGGTGSFNNNALLNAIYTFGPGETSGTVTLTYTTNDPDGAGPCNSASDSVIIDVIPFENASASNTTTITDCNDTTIQLLGNSTGQWSAVSIPSGSPFSFSNVNDPNATFTGESGINYAITWTLNNAAPCTDDTSTFNVAFPVCGDFIDFDGINDSVDFENNNNVSGSFSIEIWMKPNTINGNIQTILSKRNANNFATGYDLRLVNNTISFHSNGYNISANGITSNRWYHVAVTYNGTAYTLYVDGVQRNSSSGPNPTTNTNHMLLGAMSRTNNTPTNYFNGWMDELRIWNSTLSTEQIREMMNQEIENNTTVRGSILGLDVTGLNWSNLDAYYQMNQGTTDISAGYLVGNVGVSGRLSNINSLQEESAPLPYISTNNGNWDNANTWLNGNVQMIPNTNNVDWNIVRTNHDVDSGNRSTTLFGLLVDSNRYRVTNDQPLIITEYLKIDGTLDLVGESQLLQNSNSIVDYTGTGNLERDQLGTSNIFAYNYWGSPVSANGNTYSIGNVLYDATNINNPQPVQWTSNSNAVGTTSPVTMSRRWLHLYENYPEASYADWNAISETTSIPVGLGFTMKGSGNSTTFQNYTFVGQPNNGTMTSPVTPGYQALVGNPYPSSIDSHSFIADNSAVLLDGTIYFWEQSSTSDSHYLSEYQGGYAYLNLTGGTAAVSPPEINGVGNANKIPRRFVPVGQGFFVTGNATGGLIQFNNNQRAFVKESSGNSVFMRTTNPNNENSSNSETEDLNKFIRIDFVSPENAIRHLLLGFMNHNLATDAVDYGYDALNNDNFPSDMSFNIDGENYIIQGVGNFDNSKSYPLNINITNGGTIEIQLASLENFEEDVNVFIYDSQEGTYTQFNDLSFQITLEAGSYNDRFFLVFQEDSTLSTIDTELKDIMVNYLQTNNEIYIQTPNSIQVKQVYLINIAGQVVASWNAANLPLSDKIKIPVKNISTGNYVIKVETNYTTYNKKVIIND, from the coding sequence ATGAAAAAAAGTTACTTCTTGTTAATTCAATGTTTAATTGCTTTAACTTTTTCTATAAGTTTAACTGCTCAAAACGAGTTTATAACAACTTGGAAAACAGACAATCCAGGTACTTCAAATGCTACATCGATAACCATTCCAACTGTAGGAGGAGGCTATAATTATGATGTAGATTGGAATGACGATGGTATTTTTGATCAATTTGGAATTACTGGTGGTATTACTCATGATTTCGGAACTGCCGGAATTAAAACGATACGAATACGAGGTGCTTTTCCAACAATTCATTTCAATTTTGGTGGAGATAGAGAGAAAATTCTTGAAGTAAATCAATGGGGAACTATTGCCTGGAACACTATGTATGAATCATTTAGCGGGTGTATTAATTTACAATTTAACACCTACCTCCCTTTTGATGCACCAGATTTAAGTAATGTGACCTCTATGCGCGATATGCTAAGAAACACTACTAATTTCAATAGTCCCATAGGTCATTGGGATGTGTCAAATGTTACTAATATGTCAAATATGTTAGGTTTCGCAAGTGCTTTTAATCAAGATATAAGTAGTTGGGATGTGTCTAATGTTACTAATATGTCAAGGATGTTTAACGCTGCAACATCTTTTAATCAAGATATAAGTGGTTGGACTACTTCTAGTCTGACTTTTATGAGTGGTATGTTTTTTACAGCATCTTCTTTTAATCAAGACTTAAGTAATTGGGATGTGTCTAATGTTACTGGTATGCGTAGCACATTTAGGAATGCAACTTCTTTTGATCAAGACTTAAGTAATTGGGATGTATCTAATGTTACTGATATGCTAACGATGTTTGAAAATGTTACACTCTCGACCCCAAGTTATGATAATATGCTAATCGCATGGAATAACTTAACTCTGCAAAACAATGTTAATTTTGACGGAGGAAATAGTAAATACTGCTCGGTTGCCGCAACAAATGCTAGAGCTAATATGATAGCTTCAGATGGCTGGTCAATTATTGATGGAGGAGTAAGCCCACCTATAGCTATTTGTATTTCTGCTCCTTTTACAATCAACTTAGATGCTAGTGGAAATGCTATATTATTAGAAAGTGATATTGATGACGGATCTAATACTTGTGGTAGTGGAACATTAGGTTTAAGCTTATCTCAAACAGCTTTTACTTGCGCAGATATAGGAAGTCATATCGTAACCTTAACCATTGATAATGGCAATGGAAATACCGATACTTGTACAGCTACTGTTAATGTTGTTGATAATATTGCACCAACTCCAGATGCTGTTACTTTGACTGATGTTACTACCGAATGTGAAGTTACAACTCTAACACCTCCTACTGCTACTGATAATTGTAGTGGAACTATTACCGTTACAAACAACGCAACGCTTCCTATTACAGCACAAGGTACTACGACTATTATATGGACCTATGATGATGGCAATGGAAACACGGTTACACAAAATCAAAATGTCGTTATTGATGATATAACTAACCCTATTCCTGATGTGGCTACTTTAGCTAATGTAACTGCCGAATGTGAAGTTACAACTCTAACACCTCCTACCGCTACTGATAATTGTAGTGGAACTATTACTATTACAAACAACGCAACACTTCCTATTACAACACAAGGAACAACAACTGTCACTTGGACGTATGATGATGGCAATGGAAATACAATTACTCAAAATCAAAATGTTGTTATTGACGATATAATGAATCCTATTCCTGATTTTGCAACTTTAGCTAATGTCAATGCGGAATGTGAAGTTACAGCTCTAACACCTCCAACTGCTACTGACAATTGTGGAACTGTTACTGTAACAAACAATGCAATGCTTCCTATTACGACTCAAGGGATTACAACCATTACTTGGACGTATGATGATGGCAATGGAAATACAGTAACTCAAAATCAAAATATTGTTATTGATGATGTAACGAATCCTATTCCTGATGTGGCAACTTTAGCCGATGTAACTGCAGAATGTGAAGTTACAACTCTAACACCTCCTACTGCTACTGATAACTGTGGAACTGTTACTGTAACAAACAATGCAATGCTTCCTATTACGACTCAAGGTACTACAACAATTACCTGGACCTATGACGATGGCAATGGAAACACGGTTACACAAAATCAAAATGTTGTTATTGATGATATAACGAATCCTATTCCTGATGTAGCTACTTTAGCTGACATCACTTCTGAGTGTGAAGTTACAACTCTAACACCTCCTACTGCTACTGATAACTGTGGAGGAACTGTTACAGTTACAAACAATGCCACACTTCCTATTACAACTCAAGGGACAACAATTATTACTTGGACATATGATGATGGCCACGGAAATACGGTTACTCAAAATCAAAATATTGTTATTAATGATATAACGAATCCTATTCCTGATGTGGCTACTTTAGCTGATGTAATTGCAGAATGTGAAGTTACAGCTCTAACACCTCCTACTGCTACTGATAACTGTGGAACCGTTACTGTAACAAACAATGCAATGCTTCCTATTACGACTCAAGGAACTACAACTATTATATGGACGTATGATGATGGAAACGGAAACACAGCAACTCAAAATCAAGATGTTGTTATTGATGATGTGACTAATCCCATTCCTGACGTAGCTACTTTGACAGATGTAACTGTCGAATGTGAAGTTACAAGCTTAACACCTCCTGCTGCTGCTGATAACTGTGGAACGGTCATTGTAACAAACAATGCTACACTTCCAATTACAGCTCAAGGGACTACAACTATAACATGGACGTATGATGATGGTAATGGAAATACAGTAACTCAAAATCAAAATATTGTTATTGATGATATAACAAATCCTATTCCTGATTTGGCAACTTTAGCTGATGTAACTGCTGAATGTGAAGTCACTTCTTTAATTCCTCCAACCGCAACTAATAATTGTGGTGGAATTGTTACTGTTACAAATAATGCAACGCTTCCTATTACTACTCAAGGAACTACAACTATTACTTGGACTTATGACGATGGCCACGGAAACACGGTTACTCAAGATCAAGATATCATTATTAATGATGTGACAGCACCAACATTTAATTCTTGTCCATCAAATACATCTGTTAATAATGATCTTGGAAATTGTAACGCCATTGTAAATTATACAATCCCTACAGCAACTGATACTTGTGGAACTACAACTGTTACTCAAACTGATACTACTGGATTGACTACTGGTGACTTTTTTCCTATTGGAACAACAACCTTAGAATATACTGCTAATGATGGACATGGTAACACTTCTATTTGTAGCTTCACCATAACTGTTATTGACAATGAAATTCCAACAATAGTTTGTCCGACAGACATCACTATTAATGCTGATATTAACTGTGAAGTTACAAGTGTAACTTTAGGAACACCTGTTACAAATGATAATTGTGGTATTGCTACTGTAACAAACAATTTAGCAGCACAACTACCTTTACCTGTTGGTAATCATTCTGTAATTTGGACTGTAACAGACAATGCTGGTTTAACAAACACATGTACACAATTGGTCACAGTTATTGATAATAATCCACCTGTAATAAGTTGTCCAACTCCAAATGCATTTTATAATACTGATGCTGGAGAATGTGATGCAACATTATCATTTACTGCAACTGCAACCGATAATTGTAATGCTTCACCTATAATAAATTATGAGATTAGTAGTTCAACGATTAGTTTTCCATATGATTTCCCTATTGGAACAACTACAGTAGATGTTATAGCTGATGATGGAAACGGATTAACTTCAACATGTAGTTTTGATGTAATAGTTGAAGATCATGAAGCGCCAATTGCTGATTGTCAACCTATCACAATAACGCTAGACGCTTCTGGGAATGCAAGCATAGCTGAAGATGCTATCAACGACCTATCTACAGACGCTTGTGGAAGTTTAAATTTTGACACTGATACCACAGATTTTAACTGTTCCAATATTGGTGTAAATAACGTAACTCTTACAGTTACTGATGGTAATGGAAATTCATCTAGCTGTAGCACCACTGTAACAGTTTTAGATAATGTACAAAGCGCAACAGCTTCTATTACTTCTAATCCAGCGTCACCAATATGCCAAGGAGAATCTGTTACTTTTACGGCTTCAGGAGTTAATTTAGGTACAAACCCGCAATATGAATGGTTTGTTGGAAGTACATCTGTTGGAAACAATAATACAATTTATACCACTACTGGATTAAGCAATGGTGATGATGTTTATGTAGAAATCACATCTGGCCCATGTAATACGGTTACTACAAGTAATACGATTATAATGACTGTAAATCCGCTTTTGCCTGTATCATTTACATTGAATGCTTCAGCAAATCCAGCTTGTTTAGGAGACAATTTAACTTTCTTTATAACAGGTTTGACAAATGGAGGATCAACACCTATTTATCAATGGTTTGAAGGCGGAATTCCTGTTGGTGCAAACACAAACTCTTACGCTTCGACCAGCGTTACGGATGGCGAAGTAATTTCTGTTGAAGTAACTTCAAGCTTACTTTGTGCTAACCCATTAACAGCTAGCGAAAGTATAACAATGACCGTAAATCCAGATGTCACTTTTAATTTATTGACTGGAAACGATATACAAACCGTTTGTAATGGTACAGCAATGACTGATATTAATTATACAATCGGTAATGCTACTAATGCTTCAATTACCGGAATACCAGCTGGAATAACAGGAAACTATAATTCTGGAACGTTTACAATTAGTGGCACACCTACTCAAATAGGTGTATTCAATTATACAATTGCTCCAATTGGTTGTGGAAATGCTACAGCTACAGGTACAATTTCTGTTGGACCAGATGCTACAATTTCACTAATTTCTGCTTCAGAAAATGAAAGTTTATGCAATGATAACACAGCAATGTCTCCAATTCAATTTCAATTAAATACAGGAGCTACTGGAGTTACTTTAACAAGTGCACCTGCATTACCAGCTGGATTAACTGGTTCATATAATAGTGGTTCAGGAATATACACCATTAGTGGTTCAACAAATCAGTCAGGAATTTACAACTATACTGCAACAACAACAGGTTGCGGTCCAGGAGATTCGATTTCTGGTATTATAAAAGTTTATGATGGAGTGCCCAATCAGCCAACAGGAATTTCTGGCCCATCATCTTTATTTTGTCCTGTTGCTCAATTAAATTATTCAGTACCCTTAGATCCAAACGTTGAAACTTATACTTGGTCAACAACTACAGGCTTATCAATTGATTCTGGACAAGGTACAAATGAAGTGGTAATATCATTAAATGGTGGTTTTGCTTTGTTCGAAACCATAAGTGTTACTGCAACTAATGATTGTGGAACCTCATCAAGTAATTCTGAAACTATCTTTTTAAATTTCTCATTAAACGATATTGATGCTGGAAATGACATTTACGTATGTGCAGGAACTACTTCAGTAACCATGGATGGAGATGCTGGTGGTTTAAATTATGATGAATGGACTTGGGACGACAATGGTGCTGGAGGATCTTTTTCTACGGAATATATTGGAGAAATTTGCGAATATATTTGTACAGATTATTTTTGGATTTGGTGTATTGATGGTTATGATGATTGTAATGATGTTTATGATTATTCAGAAACTAGTACTTATACAATTCCTGCTTCAGCTCAACCTGGAGATGTGATAACAATTTCATTGTTAGCGGATAGTTTTGGTTGGTGTGCTCCATTAGAAAGCACAATGCAAATTCATATTTTAGAAGTACCTGAGGCTGAAATAACATCTTCCGAAGTTACAATTTGTGAAGGAGATTCTACTAATATTACATTTTCTGGGACACCAAATGCTCAAATCCGTTATAATGACGGCTCTGGAAATTTACCTTGGCTAACACTTGACAATAACGGATTTGCAACTATAACTGTTAACCCAACATCTACAACCACATATACTTTAAACAGAGTAAGGTATCAAGCGAGTACTTATCCTGGAAACAATAATTGTGGTACAAGTTTAAATGAAACTGTAACTGTAAATGTAAATATCCCTCCAACAGTTGCTGCTCCTTCTGATATTACAATTTGTGAAGGAGATACAGTAAACCTATCTTCGAGTTCTTTTGGAGGAACAAATGCTGTTGCTATATGGAGTACTTCAGGTAGTGGTGTATTTGCTGGTAATATATACACACCAAGCGCAGGAGACATTTTTAATGGAACTGTTACTTTAACCTATACAAATACACCTAGTGATGGCTTATGCTCTGGAGTTAGTGATAGCATGGTTGTAACTATAAACGAACTTCCAACCGTTTACGCAGGTATAAATCAAATTATTTGTAGCGATAGTAGCATCGTCTTAAATGGTAGTATTGGTGGTAATGCTAATTCTTCTACATGGAGTGCACCAAGTGGAAGTTTCTTAAACATAAACAATTTAAATACAACATATACACCTAGTATTTCAAGTGGTACTGTAACATTAACTTTAACAGCTAATAATCCAGCTGGTTGCGGACCAGTTATAGATACAGTTGATATTATAGTTAATCAAGCTGCATCTGTTAATGCTGGTTTAAATCAAACTATTTGCTCTAATGAAACTGTTGATTTGTCTTCTGCTTCTTATGGAGGTAGTGCAAATTCTGCTTCTTGGTCTACAAACGGAACAGGAACTTTTGCTGGAAATATTTATACACCAAGTATAACAGATATTACAAATGGTACAGTCACCTTAACATATACGACTAATAATCCTTCTGGTGTTTGTAATTACGCTTCAGATGATATGGTTGTAACCATAAATGAAGCTGCTACTGTAAATGCAGGAACAGATATTACACATTGTTCTAGTTTGAATACAGTTAATTTAAACGCAACATCAAATACTTCTGGATTATGGTCAGGTGGTACAGGAAGTTTTAATAATAACGCATTGCTTAATGCGATTTACACATTTGGTCCTGGCGAAACTTCCGGAACAGTAACACTTACCTATACAACCAATGATCCTGATGGTGCTGGGCCTTGTAATAGTGCTTCAGATTCTGTAATAATTGATGTAATTCCTTTTGAGAATGCTTCTGCAAGTAACACAACTACTATTACTGATTGTAACGATACTACAATTCAATTACTAGGTAATTCAACGGGTCAATGGTCTGCTGTCTCAATACCAAGCGGAAGTCCTTTTAGTTTTTCAAATGTGAATGATCCAAACGCTACTTTCACTGGTGAAAGTGGAATTAACTATGCTATTACTTGGACATTAAATAATGCTGCTCCATGTACAGATGACACATCAACTTTTAATGTAGCATTCCCTGTCTGTGGCGACTTTATTGATTTTGATGGAATTAATGACTCTGTTGACTTTGAAAACAATAATAATGTTTCTGGTTCATTTAGTATTGAAATTTGGATGAAACCAAATACAATTAATGGCAATATTCAAACCATATTATCAAAACGTAATGCTAATAACTTCGCGACAGGTTATGATTTACGATTAGTAAATAATACTATTTCATTCCATTCAAATGGTTATAACATTTCTGCTAATGGCATAACTTCTAACCGTTGGTATCATGTAGCAGTAACATACAATGGAACTGCTTATACATTATATGTCGATGGAGTACAAAGAAATAGTTCATCTGGACCCAATCCAACTACAAATACAAACCATATGCTTTTAGGAGCTATGAGTAGAACTAATAATACTCCAACAAATTATTTTAATGGTTGGATGGATGAATTACGTATCTGGAATTCAACTCTAAGTACGGAACAAATTCGGGAAATGATGAATCAAGAAATTGAAAACAATACTACTGTTAGAGGCTCTATTCTAGGTTTAGATGTTACTGGATTAAATTGGAGTAATCTAGATGCCTATTATCAAATGAATCAAGGCACAACAGATATTTCTGCTGGTTATTTAGTGGGTAATGTAGGTGTATCTGGACGTTTATCTAACATCAATTCCTTACAAGAAGAATCAGCTCCATTACCATATATAAGTACTAATAATGGTAATTGGGACAATGCAAATACTTGGTTAAATGGAAACGTACAAATGATACCAAACACCAATAATGTTGATTGGAATATTGTTAGAACTAATCATGATGTAGACTCAGGAAACAGGTCAACAACTCTATTTGGATTACTTGTTGATTCTAATAGATATCGTGTAACTAACGACCAACCATTAATTATTACTGAATATTTAAAAATTGATGGTACTTTAGACTTGGTTGGTGAATCTCAATTACTTCAAAATTCAAACAGTATTGTTGATTATACAGGAACAGGAAATCTTGAACGTGACCAGCTAGGAACTAGTAATATTTTCGCTTATAATTATTGGGGAAGTCCTGTTAGTGCCAACGGAAACACCTATTCTATAGGTAATGTATTATATGATGCTACAAACATAAATAATCCTCAACCTGTACAATGGACAAGCAACTCAAATGCAGTTGGAACAACTTCACCTGTAACTATGAGTAGACGTTGGTTACATCTTTATGAAAATTATCCTGAAGCGTCGTATGCAGATTGGAATGCAATTTCTGAGACTACATCAATACCAGTTGGATTAGGATTTACCATGAAAGGAAGTGGAAATAGTACAACATTTCAAAACTACACTTTTGTCGGTCAACCAAATAATGGAACAATGACTTCTCCAGTAACTCCTGGTTATCAGGCTTTAGTCGGAAACCCTTATCCATCATCAATTGATTCTCACTCATTCATTGCAGATAACAGTGCTGTACTTTTAGATGGTACTATCTATTTTTGGGAACAATCTTCAACAAGCGATTCACATTACTTATCTGAATACCAAGGTGGTTATGCTTACTTAAATTTAACAGGTGGAACTGCAGCTGTATCTCCTCCAGAAATAAATGGTGTAGGGAATGCTAATAAAATCCCTAGACGTTTTGTTCCTGTGGGACAAGGTTTTTTTGTGACTGGTAATGCTACTGGTGGACTAATTCAATTTAACAATAATCAACGTGCATTTGTTAAAGAATCTAGCGGAAACTCTGTTTTTATGAGAACCACTAATCCGAATAATGAAAATTCATCTAATAGTGAAACTGAAGACCTCAATAAATTTATTCGAATTGATTTTGTATCTCCAGAAAATGCCATTCGACATTTATTACTAGGATTTATGAATCATAATTTAGCAACTGATGCCGTAGATTATGGCTATGATGCTTTAAATAACGACAACTTCCCAAGTGACATGTCATTCAACATTGATGGTGAGAATTACATCATTCAAGGTGTTGGTAATTTTGACAACTCAAAATCCTACCCTTTAAATATTAATATAACTAATGGTGGAACTATAGAAATTCAGCTTGCCAGTTTAGAAAACTTTGAAGAAGATGTTAATGTATTCATTTATGATTCTCAAGAAGGTACATACACTCAATTTAATGATTTAAGCTTCCAAATCACATTAGAAGCAGGCAGTTATAATGACAGATTCTTTCTAGTATTTCAAGAAGATTCTACATTATCAACTATAGACACTGAACTTAAAGATATTATGGTAAACTATCTTCAAACAAACAATGAAATCTATATTCAAACACCAAATTCAATTCAAGTTAAACAAGTATACTTAATTAATATTGCTGGTCAAGTTGTAGCTTCATGGAATGCTGCTAACCTACCATTATCTGATAAAATTAAAATACCTGTTAAGAACATTTCAACTGGGAATTATGTTATAAAAGTTGAAACAAACTATACTACTTATAATAAAAAAGTTATCATTAATGACTAA